A stretch of DNA from Chloroflexota bacterium:
CGCTCGAACGTCGGGTCTTCCTCGACCGAGGCGCGCAGCGTGGCCAGGAACTCGGGCATTCCCGGGTGGAACGTCAGCTCGGAGCCGAGCTCGTGCAGGATCCGGTTCGAGAGGCCCTTGAAGGTGCCGGCGCGGACGTACTCCAGGATGTGGTTGAGGTACAGGGCGTCGTCGGCCACCCGACGCGCGCCGTGGTCGAGGTAGAACGCGTGCAGCCCATCGACCTCGGCCCAGAAGGCCCGCTCGTCCACGCCGTAGCGCGCGAACAGCGGCGTCTGCATGTTGCCGGGGATGAGCGTCTTGTCGAAGTCCCAGACGACGGCGATGACGGTCTGGCTGAAGGGTCCTGCCACGCTGGCTCCCGTGCGTTCTGTCAACGGACGGCCAGTCTAGCCCGCCCGGTCAACCACGCCCAATGGACCGATGGTCCCTATGCCAGCTCCAGGCCGGCCGCCCGCGCGTCGGCCGACAGCGCCGCCAGCGCCTCGTCGCTCGTTGCCGATGCCTGCAGCAGGCCCATGACGCGGCTGACTCCCAACTCGGCGTAGGCGCGCAGCAGCTCGACCCTGCCCTGTCCCGGCGTGTGCCACGCCGGCTCGCCCCACCAGGCATGGACCGATACTGCCAGCGATGCCGGGTCGCGCCCGATCTCCTCGCAACGGGCTCGAATGGTGGGCAGCGCGTCGCGCACCTCGTCCGGCGACAGGCCATCGAGGTTCAGCTCGTCGGCGTAGCGCGCGGCCAGGCGCCAGGTGACCTTGGGCCCATTGCCACCGACCATGATCGGCATGCCGGTCGGCTGCACCGGCTTTGGCACGTTGCGCGCGCCACTCGCCGAGTGATGGGTGCCCTCGTAGGTGGCGTGGACGGTCGGGTCGCCCTCCAGCATGCGCCCGATCACCTCGAGCGCGTCGTGCAGCATGGCGAGACGCTCCGGCGTCTCGGGGAAGCCGTAGCCGTAGGCCTTCCACTCCTCGCGCTTCCAGCCGGCGCCGATGCCGAGCTCGTAGCGGCCGCCGCTTATGACGTCGAGGGTGGATGCCATCTTGGCCGTCAGCGCCGGGTTGCGGAAACCGTTGCAGATGACGACCTGGCCCAGCCGCACGCGTTCGGTCAGGACCGCCAGGGCGGTCAACGCGGTGAACGACTCGAAGGTGATCTCGTCGGTGGGCCGGGGCACGGTGTGAAAATGGTCGAACAGCCAGATCGACTCGGCCCCGATGGCTTCCGCCTGGCGCGCGACCTTGACCGTCCGCGCCCACGCGCGCTCCGGGTCCCAGCCGTCGTACTCGCCGGTCCAGCCCTGCGGCACGATCACGCCCAACTTCATCGGGGCGTTCCCGCCGAGTCGCCACGAATGATCATCTGGTCGCGCTCCGGGCCGACCGACACGTGCGAGATGGGCACGCCGGCCAGCGTCTCGAGGCGCTCGACGTACCCTCGCGCCCGCGACGGCAGTTCGGCCCAGGTCCGGCAGGCGGTCGTATCGGCCATCCATCCGGGCAGCTCCTCGTACACCGGCTCGAGCCGTTCGTAGACCGATGCAGATGCCGGGATCGTCGTCCACGTCCGTCCATCGGCCGGGTCGCGGTAGGCCGTGGCGATCCTGATGCGCTCGAAGCCGTCGAGGACGTCGAGCTTGGTGAGCGCGATGCTCGAGTAGCCGGCGCGCCGCACGCTGAAGGCGACGGCCACCGCGTCGTACCAGCCACAGCGCCGTGGCCGGCCGGTGGAGGTGCCGTACTCGGCGCCGCGCTCGCGCAGCCGCTCTCCAGCGGCATCGTCCAACTCGGACGGCAACGGCCCCGCGCCGACCGCGGTGGTGTAGGCCTTGGCGACGCCCAGGACCCGGTCGATGCGCACCGCTGGCAGGCCGGCCCCGAGGCTCGCGCCGCCGGGGATGGGTGACGAACTGGTGACGTAGGGGTAGACGCCCCAGTCGATGTCGCGCATGGTGCCGAGTTGGCCCTCGAGCAGGATGCGGGCACCGCTCTCGAGCGCCTCGTCCACCGCCGCGGCCCCATCGACGACGTGCGGTGCCAGGCGCGCGCCGGCCGACAGGTACTCATCGGCGATGCCAGCGGCGTCGGTCGCCGCGGCGACCTGGGCCGCCATGTCGGGCGCGTCGTAGCCGGCCACGATGCGGCGCACCCGCTCGAGCGTCGCGTCGAGGCGTCTCCGGAAGCTCGCCGGGTCGGCCAGGTCCACAATGCGGATGCCGCGCCGCGCGAACTTGTCCACGTAGGCAGGGCCGATGCCGCGCGACGTCGTTCCCAGCCGCGCCTCGCCGCGCTCGTGCTCGTCGAGCTGGTCGAGCAGCACGTGGTACGGCATCACCAGGTGGGCACGGTCGCTGATCAGCAGGTTGGCGCCGTCGAATCCGGCCGCCGCCAGTGCGTCGAGCTCGTTGACCAGCGCGGCCGGGTGGATGACGACCCCGTTGCCGAGCAGGTTGCGGGTGGCCGGGTAGAAGATGCCCGAGGGAATCAGGTGCAACTTGAAGTGGCCGTGCGGGTTGACGACGGTGTGCCCGGCGTTGTTGCCGCCCCCGTAGCGGATGACGAGGTCGGCGTCGGACGCCAGGTAGTCGACCACTCGGCCCTTGCCCTCGTCGCCCCACTGGGCGCCGACCACGGCGATGACGGACATGATTCGGGGCTGACCTCGAGCTGGCTGCAGACGCCATCCTAACCAAGCGCGCCGCCTGCAGGAGGCGGCGCGGCTGTCGACCCGGGTGGTCGGGTGAGCGCTCAGGTCCTGGCGCGCACCTTATCGAAGCAGTTCGAGCAGTAGACCGGGCGATCGTTGCGCGGCAGGAACGGCACGAGCGCCTGCCCGCCACACTCGGCGCACACCGCCGCGTGCATCTCGCGCTGGCCCCCACCCCCGCCGCCGCCCCCGAGGCCGAGCGCGCGGTTCTGCTTGGCGACGGCCCGGCAGCTCTGGCAGCGCTGGGGCTCGTTCATCAGGCCCTTGCTGGCGTAGAACTCCTGCTCGCCGGCGGAGAAGACGAAGTCCATCCCGCAATCGCGACAACGGATGGTCTTGTCGGCGTACACCCTTCCCTGAGCCTCCTGTTCGAACGACCGGCCCTGACTGGACGTGGGACGGAAGTTACTAGCGAGCGAGTTTACACCCGCCCACAAGGCCCCCCGCGGTCAGAATGGTCTCGGCGGCCGGGCGATGCCCGGCCCGTGGGTGATCGCCCCGTCGCCCCTGGCCGGTTGGCCATGCACTGCCCTGTAGAGGAAGGCCAGCACCTGCTCCCTCGTCACCGATTTCGTCGGGCAGAAGGCGGTCGGGCTGCAACCGCTGGTGATGCCCGCTTCCGCCAGGGCGTTGATATCGACCTCATGGATCGACCCGTCGTCGTCGTCAAAGACATCGGTGGTGACGGGAGCCAACCCGAAGGCGCGGACCATGAAGCTGGCCATCTCGGCCCTGCTGACAGTTCGATCAGGACAGTAGCGATCAGACCCGCAGCCGAACGTGATCCCGGCTGACGCCACCCGGTTGATGTCGGCCTCGTGCGGATTCCCTTCGTCGTCGGTGAAGTAGTCAATCCCGGGGGCCGCCAGGCCTCGCGCACGTGACAGCAGGCTGGCCATCTGGTCACGCGGCAGGGCAACGGCTGGACAGAAGCGCCCCGGGCCGCAGCCGGCGGTGATGCCCCCGTAGTAAGCCCATGCGATCTCCGCGTAGAAGGGTGAGGCCGCGATGTCACCCGGGTCATCCAGCACGGCCCCGGCCGCGGCCAGGTTCGCCTGCAGCAGCGAGATCGGCACG
This window harbors:
- a CDS encoding TIGR03560 family F420-dependent LLM class oxidoreductase is translated as MIVPQGWTGEYDGWDPERAWARTVKVARQAEAIGAESIWLFDHFHTVPRPTDEITFESFTALTALAVLTERVRLGQVVICNGFRNPALTAKMASTLDVISGGRYELGIGAGWKREEWKAYGYGFPETPERLAMLHDALEVIGRMLEGDPTVHATYEGTHHSASGARNVPKPVQPTGMPIMVGGNGPKVTWRLAARYADELNLDGLSPDEVRDALPTIRARCEEIGRDPASLAVSVHAWWGEPAWHTPGQGRVELLRAYAELGVSRVMGLLQASATSDEALAALSADARAAGLELA
- a CDS encoding zinc-ribbon domain containing protein; translation: MYADKTIRCRDCGMDFVFSAGEQEFYASKGLMNEPQRCQSCRAVAKQNRALGLGGGGGGGGQREMHAAVCAECGGQALVPFLPRNDRPVYCSNCFDKVRART
- a CDS encoding adenylosuccinate synthase; amino-acid sequence: MSVIAVVGAQWGDEGKGRVVDYLASDADLVIRYGGGNNAGHTVVNPHGHFKLHLIPSGIFYPATRNLLGNGVVIHPAALVNELDALAAAGFDGANLLISDRAHLVMPYHVLLDQLDEHERGEARLGTTSRGIGPAYVDKFARRGIRIVDLADPASFRRRLDATLERVRRIVAGYDAPDMAAQVAAATDAAGIADEYLSAGARLAPHVVDGAAAVDEALESGARILLEGQLGTMRDIDWGVYPYVTSSSPIPGGASLGAGLPAVRIDRVLGVAKAYTTAVGAGPLPSELDDAAGERLRERGAEYGTSTGRPRRCGWYDAVAVAFSVRRAGYSSIALTKLDVLDGFERIRIATAYRDPADGRTWTTIPASASVYERLEPVYEELPGWMADTTACRTWAELPSRARGYVERLETLAGVPISHVSVGPERDQMIIRGDSAGTPR
- a CDS encoding haloacid dehalogenase-like hydrolase yields the protein MAGPFSQTVIAVVWDFDKTLIPGNMQTPLFARYGVDERAFWAEVDGLHAFYLDHGARRVADDALYLNHILEYVRAGTFKGLSNRILHELGSELTFHPGMPEFLATLRASVEEDPTFER